In Pelosinus sp. UFO1, one genomic interval encodes:
- a CDS encoding methyl-accepting chemotaxis protein, giving the protein MEQLTNEKILEAFKIVLPYLNKIVREDMAVGLTDKTAYLSYYRAKEFELDLPAGKPIRGISTIEDCINTGKETFADIPPEVYGRTIKTIFTPIYGVNKEIIGTLSSGIDLNDSLKLVDTVEKLANSTGLASASVEQVAQSASELASAGQKAIQLAGDLIKRNEETVQVISFIRTIAQQTNLLGLNAAIEAARAGEQGRGFAVVAEEVRKLADQSQEATKKIQLTLQEMSKAVSDIYKSIENTSSISQEQAASTQEIAANLEEINKGASNLGKYVERYK; this is encoded by the coding sequence ATGGAGCAACTCACCAACGAAAAAATACTTGAGGCTTTTAAAATTGTTCTTCCCTACTTAAACAAAATTGTCCGGGAAGATATGGCTGTTGGATTAACAGACAAAACGGCATACTTATCCTACTACCGTGCAAAAGAGTTTGAGCTTGATTTACCTGCTGGTAAGCCTATCAGAGGAATTAGTACTATCGAAGACTGTATTAACACAGGTAAAGAAACGTTTGCAGATATTCCACCTGAAGTGTATGGTCGTACTATAAAGACTATCTTCACTCCAATTTATGGCGTTAATAAAGAAATTATTGGGACTCTAAGCTCTGGAATCGATTTAAATGATAGCCTTAAATTAGTTGATACTGTTGAAAAATTAGCGAATTCAACTGGATTAGCCTCAGCAAGTGTTGAGCAAGTTGCTCAGAGTGCAAGTGAACTAGCAAGCGCGGGGCAAAAAGCAATTCAGCTAGCAGGAGATTTGATAAAACGGAATGAAGAAACAGTTCAGGTCATTAGTTTTATACGTACCATAGCGCAGCAAACAAATCTCTTAGGACTAAACGCGGCGATTGAAGCAGCCAGAGCAGGAGAACAAGGCAGAGGATTTGCTGTTGTAGCTGAGGAAGTTCGAAAACTTGCTGATCAATCGCAAGAAGCAACAAAGAAAATACAGTTAACATTACAAGAAATGAGTAAGGCTGTTTCCGATATCTATAAATCAATCGAAAATACTAGCTCTATTAGCCAAGAACAGGCAGCATCTACTCAGGAGATCGCAGCTAACTTAGAAGAAATAAATAAAGGCGCGAGCAATTTAGGAAAATATGTTGAGCGGTATAAATAA
- a CDS encoding DUF1003 domain-containing protein: MKISKLQGPAATYKHDDHVIKNINKEFRIQLTYGQRIADWLAKVVGSWPFIIYQSVVIVIWMATNVYLTYKAVNDTDFFHSWDPYPFILLNLVLSFQAAYTGPVVMMSQNRQNEKDRLAAEHDYEINIKAEEEIKVIMDHLVHQDIILKELIDHIAKLNVESLITKDHR, from the coding sequence ATGAAGATTTCTAAGCTACAAGGTCCAGCAGCAACTTATAAACACGACGATCATGTTATAAAAAATATAAACAAAGAATTTCGCATTCAACTGACATATGGTCAACGTATAGCCGATTGGTTAGCTAAAGTGGTTGGCAGTTGGCCCTTTATTATTTATCAGAGTGTTGTAATTGTGATTTGGATGGCAACAAATGTGTATTTGACTTATAAGGCGGTTAATGACACAGATTTTTTTCATTCTTGGGACCCATATCCTTTTATACTGCTTAATCTTGTTCTAAGTTTTCAAGCTGCGTACACTGGTCCAGTAGTAATGATGAGTCAAAACAGGCAGAATGAAAAAGATCGGTTGGCAGCAGAGCATGATTATGAAATAAATATAAAAGCGGAAGAAGAGATAAAAGTAATTATGGACCACTTAGTTCATCAAGATATTATATTGAAAGAACTTATAGACCATATAGCAAAATTAAATGTAGAGTCTCTAATAACAAAGGATCACCGCTAG
- a CDS encoding methyl-accepting chemotaxis protein, whose product MKVTSIQTRLLIILLPVFILSLGILSCLSYYLSSGSLEKSIDDTARATSTDYANRIENMIQDRIVRLEDLASVPAIQKGSDKSELVTLMAQAKQRMGMFDVIFFISPDGSGVRSDGSLGKHNDRDYFKRVVETKTAYVSNPLYSKTTGKLAINLTVPVVYNGQLVGILGGSCSLEKLSDIMGSLRFMDSGFGYLADSAGVVIAHPRTELITKLKLSESNIDAELKLPKAELDNRLINLFETTVENGRQVQGRYTYIDGVSHRAVFTPIELPDGMHWVMIVTVAEAEATKEVAILSRTMLVVSVIFITFAILFIFYISKLFAKPIRIIRDECLLLAQGDFRDRPAKINSADEVGQLAQSFRDMKTNLCLLVNKVQGKAEQVAASSEELTSCAEQSAQAANQVAVSITEMAQGTRKQVTGLAQITAVAEKISAGTQQILVVMNETSETAKHASDEATQGKRGLEQVIQQMQQIHQGSEAVHEAISELARGSHEISNIVNLISTIAGQTNLLALNAAIEAAKAGEHGRGFAVVADEVRKLSEESNRAAQQIGRLINHNQANINQAVEAAQVSSAGVKAGVEFVNSTGETFDRIVISITQLSEQIQDVFNAINGIVTGNRKLVTASHELDKVSKGNAMETETVSSATEEQSAAMEEIASASKSLANLAGDLQIAVEKFKV is encoded by the coding sequence GTGAAAGTAACAAGTATTCAAACAAGACTACTGATTATTTTGCTGCCAGTGTTTATTTTGTCCCTAGGCATACTATCTTGTCTCAGTTATTATCTGTCTAGTGGATCACTGGAAAAGAGCATAGACGATACTGCCAGAGCTACTAGTACTGATTATGCCAACCGAATTGAAAATATGATACAGGACAGAATAGTTCGTCTAGAGGATCTTGCTAGTGTTCCTGCTATTCAAAAAGGCAGCGATAAAAGTGAGCTTGTTACATTAATGGCGCAAGCAAAACAGAGGATGGGGATGTTTGATGTTATTTTCTTTATTTCTCCTGATGGCTCAGGGGTTCGATCGGATGGTAGTCTTGGTAAGCACAATGATCGTGATTATTTTAAAAGGGTAGTTGAAACTAAAACGGCTTATGTTTCTAATCCATTGTATTCCAAAACTACCGGCAAATTAGCTATTAATCTAACTGTACCCGTTGTATATAATGGCCAATTGGTGGGGATTTTAGGTGGTTCATGCTCATTGGAGAAGTTATCGGATATAATGGGGAGTCTGAGATTTATGGATAGTGGTTTCGGATATTTAGCAGATAGTGCGGGAGTTGTTATTGCTCATCCAAGGACGGAATTAATTACTAAGTTAAAATTGAGCGAAAGTAATATAGATGCCGAACTAAAATTGCCAAAAGCCGAACTAGATAACCGGTTGATCAACTTATTTGAAACGACAGTTGAAAACGGTCGACAGGTTCAGGGGAGATATACATATATTGATGGTGTTAGTCATAGGGCTGTTTTTACGCCCATTGAACTGCCCGATGGTATGCATTGGGTGATGATAGTAACTGTTGCAGAAGCGGAAGCTACCAAAGAGGTGGCCATTCTATCTCGGACGATGTTAGTGGTATCGGTGATCTTTATCACTTTTGCCATATTATTTATCTTTTATATAAGCAAGTTATTTGCCAAACCTATTCGGATTATCCGCGATGAATGTCTACTGTTGGCTCAGGGAGATTTTAGAGATCGACCGGCAAAGATAAACTCTGCAGATGAAGTCGGACAATTGGCGCAAAGCTTTAGGGATATGAAGACAAATCTATGTTTATTAGTAAATAAAGTACAAGGTAAGGCAGAGCAGGTGGCCGCGTCAAGTGAAGAATTAACATCCTGTGCAGAGCAGTCAGCACAGGCGGCAAATCAAGTAGCCGTTTCAATTACTGAAATGGCGCAGGGAACCAGGAAACAGGTGACTGGGCTTGCGCAAATAACAGCAGTGGCTGAGAAGATTTCGGCTGGAACTCAGCAAATTTTAGTAGTAATGAATGAAACGTCAGAAACTGCCAAACATGCTTCTGATGAAGCCACGCAAGGTAAACGAGGCTTAGAACAGGTTATCCAGCAAATGCAGCAAATTCATCAAGGATCTGAAGCTGTACACGAAGCGATTAGCGAGCTTGCTAGAGGCTCTCACGAAATTAGTAACATTGTTAACCTTATTTCGACAATTGCCGGACAAACTAACTTATTGGCATTAAATGCTGCCATTGAAGCGGCTAAAGCTGGTGAACATGGTAGAGGTTTCGCGGTGGTAGCGGATGAAGTAAGAAAACTATCTGAAGAGTCCAATCGTGCTGCACAGCAAATCGGGAGATTGATTAATCATAATCAGGCCAATATAAATCAAGCTGTCGAAGCAGCGCAAGTAAGTTCGGCAGGTGTTAAAGCAGGTGTTGAGTTTGTGAATTCCACGGGTGAAACCTTCGATCGCATTGTCATAAGTATTACGCAGCTTTCGGAACAGATTCAAGATGTTTTTAATGCTATCAATGGGATAGTTACAGGTAATCGTAAATTGGTAACAGCCAGTCATGAGCTTGATAAGGTAAGCAAAGGAAATGCAATGGAGACAGAGACCGTATCGTCTGCGACAGAAGAGCAGTCAGCGGCAATGGAGGAAATTGCCTCAGCCAGCAAAAGTTTGGCTAATTTGGCGGGTGACTTACAAATAGCAGTGGAGAAGTTCAAGGTATAA
- a CDS encoding lactonase family protein — translation MRLTAYNSKYSFQIARNNLLNKRLFLDLPKVIISMVLLLVFTFLPLVAAATESPAKPLASATMKKNGVMYAYVGSRTTKERNARGEGINVYRVDPVTGEWTHVELVKTSQENPSFLALDRGQDYLYTVHGDFSEISAFAIDKQTGKLTFLNQQSTNGKNPVYLVTDPSNKFMLVANYATGSLVSLPINPDGSLSPIVDQAQLPGKPGPHRTQQGSSHPHQIMFDPTQKFLLVPDKGLDKVFTFKIDAEHGKLIPGETSVVTAREGAGTRHITFHPNSPFAYVSNELDSTITTYRYNAQNGELKPLQIIPSIPSTYTGDNTAAEIMIGPSGKFVYVSNRGHDSIGTFAVDQANGTLSPVGWESSQGKGPRFFTFDPSGKFLYAANENSDTIVTFQINPKTGKVTPTGQVIKTGSPVCIIFAVE, via the coding sequence ATGAGATTAACTGCTTATAATAGCAAATACTCTTTCCAAATTGCTAGAAATAATCTTTTAAATAAGAGATTATTTCTAGATTTACCCAAAGTTATAATCAGTATGGTACTTCTTTTGGTATTCACGTTTTTGCCGCTAGTTGCAGCGGCCACGGAATCACCAGCTAAGCCATTAGCTAGTGCAACGATGAAAAAAAACGGTGTAATGTATGCTTATGTAGGTTCTCGTACCACAAAAGAACGTAATGCCCGTGGTGAGGGAATTAATGTTTATCGTGTTGATCCTGTAACTGGAGAATGGACACATGTGGAACTTGTAAAAACATCTCAGGAAAACCCTTCATTTTTAGCATTAGATCGAGGTCAAGATTACTTGTATACAGTACATGGCGATTTTAGTGAAATCAGTGCCTTTGCGATCGATAAACAAACCGGGAAGTTAACCTTTTTGAATCAACAATCCACGAATGGGAAAAATCCGGTATATTTAGTGACTGATCCTTCTAATAAGTTCATGTTGGTAGCTAATTATGCAACTGGATCGTTGGTTTCATTACCAATTAATCCTGATGGTTCCTTGTCGCCAATTGTTGATCAGGCGCAGCTTCCTGGCAAACCAGGTCCGCACCGTACCCAACAGGGCAGTTCTCATCCTCATCAGATAATGTTTGATCCTACGCAAAAATTTCTTTTGGTTCCTGACAAAGGATTGGACAAAGTATTTACCTTTAAAATTGATGCGGAACATGGCAAGCTGATTCCGGGAGAAACTTCGGTTGTTACTGCCCGTGAAGGCGCAGGCACCCGTCATATAACTTTTCATCCCAATAGCCCCTTTGCCTACGTTTCCAATGAACTGGATTCTACCATTACAACCTATCGTTATAATGCGCAAAACGGTGAATTGAAACCGCTGCAAATTATACCTAGTATTCCCAGCACTTATACTGGTGACAATACGGCAGCTGAAATTATGATAGGGCCTTCGGGAAAGTTTGTATATGTATCTAATCGTGGGCATGATAGCATTGGCACTTTTGCTGTTGATCAAGCCAATGGTACCTTGTCACCCGTCGGTTGGGAGTCTTCACAGGGCAAAGGCCCTCGCTTCTTCACTTTTGATCCATCAGGTAAATTTTTGTATGCAGCTAACGAAAATAGCGATACTATCGTCACTTTTCAAATAAATCCTAAAACGGGAAAAGTAACGCCAACTGGTCAGGTAATAAAAACCGGTAGCCCAGTATGTATTATATTTGCTGTTGAATAA
- a CDS encoding 2-keto-3-deoxygluconate permease, with protein MKVLSNVKKIPGGVMVVPLLLGAIVNTFFPQVLDMGGYMTGVFSNKGAQSLVGVSFLFAGSQLRLKSAPEAFKRGSVLLAMKFITGIVFGMLVAKLFGMDGFWGISVIAIISALTSGNGGLYMALVSEYGDDVDLGAMSVLAIKSGPFMALIALGASGMATIPMSSLIAAIAPMIVGVILGNMDEDLRKLLGKGVEPIIPCFAFTLGAGVNLMTVIQGGISGIILGFIMIVCGALPALLADRWICRRPGYAGIATAGTAGISMATPAAIALADPSMQQYVAASTIQLATAVLLTAVVVPMVTKFVVKRYGSGKEKQDTLALQS; from the coding sequence ATGAAAGTATTATCAAATGTAAAAAAAATTCCAGGAGGGGTAATGGTAGTGCCATTGCTTCTGGGAGCAATTGTAAACACGTTTTTTCCTCAGGTATTGGACATGGGTGGGTATATGACAGGTGTTTTTTCTAATAAAGGAGCGCAAAGCTTGGTAGGCGTATCTTTTTTATTCGCAGGCAGCCAACTGAGGCTTAAAAGTGCACCGGAAGCTTTTAAAAGGGGCTCAGTACTGTTAGCTATGAAATTTATAACCGGTATTGTCTTTGGGATGCTTGTAGCTAAACTATTCGGCATGGACGGATTCTGGGGAATTTCCGTAATAGCCATTATAAGTGCGCTTACTAGTGGTAACGGTGGATTGTACATGGCCTTAGTTTCGGAATATGGTGATGACGTTGATTTAGGGGCTATGAGCGTATTGGCCATCAAATCTGGACCATTTATGGCCTTGATTGCACTAGGAGCATCTGGCATGGCTACCATCCCGATGTCAAGTTTGATCGCGGCCATCGCACCAATGATAGTAGGCGTTATATTAGGAAATATGGATGAAGATTTACGTAAATTATTAGGAAAAGGAGTAGAGCCCATTATACCTTGTTTTGCCTTTACTTTAGGAGCAGGTGTAAATCTAATGACAGTTATCCAAGGAGGAATTTCTGGTATTATTTTAGGCTTTATTATGATAGTCTGTGGTGCTCTTCCTGCGCTGTTGGCAGATCGGTGGATTTGTAGAAGACCTGGTTATGCTGGTATAGCTACAGCTGGTACGGCGGGGATTTCCATGGCTACGCCGGCCGCAATTGCACTGGCTGATCCATCCATGCAACAATATGTAGCAGCTTCGACTATACAACTTGCAACAGCGGTGCTACTTACTGCCGTCGTTGTACCTATGGTTACCAAATTTGTAGTTAAGCGATATGGGTCAGGAAAAGAAAAACAAGATACCTTAGCACTCCAGTCGTAA
- the citG gene encoding triphosphoribosyl-dephospho-CoA synthase CitG, giving the protein MNLRDCWLEPIERIGIIALEAMLMEAACAPAPGLVDRFNSGAHQDMDIFTFLKSSSTLGPAMQRCALAGWEHIGPAEELLTALRNIGKNAEEAMFEATNGVNTQKGLLFLLGILTAAAARCVQQGYKGCIIEGTLQEASQICRGIVERELAVLNNTLPNRKLTAGEQLYLTFGITGIRGEIAAGLPVIKTKGLPCLNEALAASLSLNDALIHSLIGIMTETIDTTILNRHDMPTLVLVQKSARSILAAGGMLTESGRKQIEELDSEYSLKKISPGGSADMLAVTYFLYFLKQRM; this is encoded by the coding sequence ATGAATCTGCGGGACTGTTGGTTGGAACCCATTGAAAGAATAGGGATAATCGCACTAGAAGCTATGCTAATGGAGGCAGCATGTGCTCCTGCTCCTGGCTTAGTTGACCGGTTTAATTCTGGAGCTCATCAAGATATGGACATCTTTACTTTCTTAAAAAGTAGCAGCACCCTAGGTCCAGCCATGCAGCGTTGTGCACTGGCCGGTTGGGAACATATTGGTCCGGCAGAAGAATTGCTGACAGCTTTACGTAATATTGGCAAGAATGCGGAAGAGGCTATGTTTGAAGCAACAAATGGCGTTAATACGCAAAAAGGTTTACTGTTTCTGCTGGGGATTCTGACGGCTGCAGCAGCAAGATGCGTGCAGCAGGGATATAAAGGCTGCATTATTGAGGGAACATTGCAGGAAGCTTCTCAAATATGCCGCGGCATTGTGGAACGTGAGCTTGCCGTTTTGAACAATACATTGCCAAATAGAAAGCTTACTGCAGGGGAACAGCTTTATTTGACATTTGGTATTACAGGTATACGTGGTGAAATTGCAGCAGGTTTACCTGTTATAAAAACCAAAGGTTTGCCTTGTTTAAACGAAGCATTAGCTGCCAGTCTTTCACTCAATGATGCATTAATACATTCCCTGATTGGAATCATGACCGAAACCATAGACACAACTATTTTGAACAGGCATGATATGCCTACCCTTGTTCTTGTTCAAAAATCTGCTAGATCGATTTTGGCGGCAGGAGGTATGCTCACAGAGAGTGGCCGAAAGCAAATTGAAGAATTAGATTCGGAATATTCGCTTAAAAAGATTAGTCCGGGAGGATCAGCAGATATGTTAGCAGTTACTTATTTTTTATATTTTTTAAAGCAAAGAATGTGA
- the citF gene encoding citrate lyase subunit alpha has translation MINAVGREIPDELLKDEKEVYQGKFYMDGKYVKKDSPRTKRYETPRESKIFKSIREACEKCGAHDGMTFSFHSDFRNGDYVASMVAKVLVEEMGLKDLTIAATSLGSAQDLIAEYIEAKKVIGIQTSGVRGRIGEVISAGKLKTPAIIRSHGGRPRAIEAGEVHIDIAFLAASTSDCYGNAKGTGGKNNCGSMGFAVPDSHYADHVVVITDTLVDFPNHPATISSIDVDCVCIVDSVGDPAKISTLEARMTDNPRELMMAENVANVIAATPYFKAGYSFQTGVGGPSLAVNRFLEKHMVEKDITMGFALGGMGSAICQLQDKGLVKHLLDTQDFDKGAIEHLATHPNHHEICTSQYANPANKGAYVNKLDFVVLAALEIDTKFNVNVITGSDGVLRGAPGGHPDTAAGSKCCIIVTPLVRGRMATVCKNVVTVTTPGDCVDVLVTDYGIAVNPLRPDLIECLDKDGIAHVTVESLQEKAYSLVGTPDDLEWEDKVIAIVEARDGTILDVVRKIKPLQLD, from the coding sequence ATGATAAATGCAGTAGGTAGAGAAATTCCGGATGAACTTCTGAAGGACGAAAAAGAGGTTTATCAGGGGAAATTTTACATGGACGGAAAATATGTCAAAAAAGATTCTCCGCGGACAAAACGATATGAAACGCCGCGAGAGAGTAAGATATTCAAAAGCATCCGCGAAGCATGTGAGAAATGTGGCGCACATGACGGGATGACTTTTTCGTTCCATTCGGATTTCCGTAATGGTGATTATGTAGCGAGTATGGTCGCAAAGGTTCTCGTTGAAGAGATGGGGTTAAAGGATCTTACGATTGCTGCAACTTCTCTGGGAAGCGCACAGGATCTTATTGCAGAATATATTGAAGCCAAGAAGGTTATCGGCATACAGACTTCTGGCGTTCGTGGACGTATTGGCGAAGTGATTTCCGCAGGAAAGCTTAAAACACCTGCAATTATTCGCAGCCATGGTGGACGGCCGCGCGCAATTGAAGCTGGTGAAGTGCATATTGACATCGCATTCTTGGCGGCGTCTACCTCCGATTGTTATGGTAATGCAAAAGGGACTGGCGGTAAAAACAATTGTGGCTCAATGGGGTTTGCCGTTCCTGATTCGCATTACGCTGATCATGTCGTGGTCATCACAGATACCCTCGTGGATTTCCCAAACCATCCGGCGACGATTTCTTCTATTGACGTTGACTGCGTATGTATCGTGGATTCTGTTGGCGATCCCGCAAAGATTTCTACTCTGGAAGCACGTATGACAGACAACCCGCGTGAATTGATGATGGCTGAGAATGTTGCCAATGTTATTGCTGCAACTCCGTATTTTAAAGCGGGGTACTCGTTTCAAACAGGTGTTGGCGGCCCTTCGCTAGCAGTAAATCGTTTTTTGGAAAAGCATATGGTGGAAAAGGATATCACTATGGGATTTGCCCTTGGCGGAATGGGCAGTGCAATTTGCCAGTTACAGGATAAGGGTTTGGTGAAGCATCTTTTGGATACACAGGATTTTGACAAGGGAGCTATTGAACATCTTGCCACGCATCCTAATCACCATGAAATTTGTACAAGCCAATATGCAAATCCGGCCAATAAAGGTGCTTATGTAAATAAATTGGACTTTGTCGTTTTAGCAGCATTGGAAATAGATACAAAGTTTAATGTTAATGTTATTACAGGCTCGGATGGTGTTTTGCGTGGTGCTCCGGGCGGACATCCGGATACAGCTGCTGGCAGCAAATGTTGTATCATTGTTACACCGCTTGTTCGTGGACGCATGGCTACTGTATGTAAAAACGTGGTTACTGTGACTACTCCTGGAGATTGTGTAGATGTATTGGTTACTGACTATGGCATAGCAGTGAATCCTCTGCGTCCAGATCTTATTGAGTGCTTGGATAAAGATGGTATAGCTCATGTAACGGTTGAGTCACTTCAGGAAAAGGCGTATAGCCTTGTCGGAACACCAGATGATCTAGAATGGGAAGATAAAGTAATTGCTATTGTGGAAGCTAGAGATGGTACGATTCTTGACGTAGTGCGCAAGATAAAACCTCTACAGCTTGACTAA
- a CDS encoding aldolase/citrate lyase family protein, translating into MISRAKPKKDRLRRTMMFMNAQKPGLIKDAYIYGSDSIILDLEDAVAENQKDAARFSLYHALKTIDYGDTEVIVRINGLDTPHWQEDIRCVVAGGADGIRIAKCESAQDVKTVEEHVLAAEREFGMEEGRTLLMAALESPKGIMNAYEIVTASTRMFGCAISGGDFRKSMHVQIVKGGIEMLAARGQMLLAARAAGVQCFDTMYPNIDDMEGFQAEVLQNREMGFDGKSIVSPKQIRFVHETFAPTKKEIAYAEKLIRSFNEQADAGVGVYTVDGKMVDIPFFEDARRILALAKACGVYEGNL; encoded by the coding sequence ATGATTTCACGTGCAAAGCCCAAAAAAGATCGTCTCCGGCGGACAATGATGTTCATGAATGCGCAAAAACCAGGTCTAATTAAGGATGCATATATTTATGGCAGCGATAGCATTATTTTGGATTTGGAAGATGCGGTTGCTGAAAATCAGAAGGATGCGGCGAGATTTTCGCTGTATCATGCACTTAAAACAATTGATTACGGTGATACCGAAGTTATCGTAAGGATCAATGGACTTGATACACCCCACTGGCAAGAGGATATTCGTTGTGTTGTTGCAGGAGGTGCTGACGGCATCCGCATTGCAAAATGCGAAAGTGCACAGGATGTAAAAACTGTTGAAGAACATGTACTTGCGGCAGAACGAGAGTTCGGAATGGAAGAGGGCAGGACACTTCTAATGGCTGCATTAGAAAGTCCAAAAGGTATTATGAATGCGTATGAAATCGTTACGGCATCGACGAGAATGTTTGGCTGTGCAATTTCTGGCGGGGATTTCAGAAAGAGTATGCATGTACAGATAGTCAAAGGCGGCATTGAGATGTTGGCTGCCAGAGGCCAGATGTTGCTTGCAGCTCGTGCAGCTGGTGTGCAATGCTTTGATACGATGTATCCTAACATCGATGATATGGAAGGTTTCCAAGCGGAAGTGCTGCAAAATAGAGAAATGGGCTTTGATGGAAAAAGCATCGTAAGTCCAAAGCAAATCCGTTTTGTTCACGAAACATTTGCTCCGACCAAGAAAGAAATTGCTTACGCAGAGAAACTGATTCGCTCCTTCAATGAACAGGCGGATGCTGGTGTTGGCGTTTACACTGTAGACGGAAAAATGGTAGATATTCCATTTTTTGAGGATGCAAGACGAATTTTGGCGTTAGCTAAGGCATGTGGCGTATATGAGGGAAATTTATAA
- the citD gene encoding citrate lyase acyl carrier protein, with product MEIQKPAIAGTLESSDAQVSIEPFAHGIELSIESSVMNQYGRQIKATVLQTLERLGVKHGKFIVVDKGALECTLNARVECAVFRSAGISEENIPWGGIVK from the coding sequence ATGGAAATTCAAAAGCCGGCCATTGCTGGAACTTTAGAATCTAGTGATGCACAGGTCAGTATTGAACCATTTGCTCATGGAATAGAATTGAGCATTGAGAGTAGTGTTATGAATCAATATGGACGCCAAATAAAAGCGACTGTTTTACAAACATTGGAACGTCTTGGTGTTAAACATGGTAAGTTTATTGTAGTCGATAAAGGGGCGCTAGAATGCACGCTGAATGCTCGCGTTGAATGTGCTGTATTTAGAAGTGCCGGAATTTCTGAAGAAAATATTCCTTGGGGAGGTATTGTAAAATGA
- a CDS encoding LysR family transcriptional regulator — protein sequence MDERDFELLTTLNKTRNITHAADILYISQSSLSKRIRAIEQELGVSLMLRSHQGIHFTPAGEAVLKYTLEASKQMAHMRKAIEKSRNYICGTLNAGVSINYALYRLPDRLVSYREKYPHVNTNITTDQSRKLYLQLQNGVIDVAILRGEYTDWKGEKILLDREKICAIYNQKDEKASLTELPFIGRKTDSEFERELAQWMRENNIRTEEHGICVDNITTCVEMVRRGLGWGITPEICLKDFKGCIHPLFFANGEPLLRSTYIMYPSQSLALPQVKAFIDLLKNPQEEFPYVQL from the coding sequence ATGGACGAACGCGACTTTGAATTGCTGACTACATTAAACAAGACCAGAAATATTACTCATGCTGCAGATATCCTATATATTTCACAATCATCTCTATCCAAGCGAATTCGAGCCATTGAGCAGGAACTTGGAGTATCTCTCATGCTGCGCTCGCACCAAGGTATACACTTCACTCCAGCGGGCGAAGCCGTTCTGAAGTACACACTTGAAGCGTCCAAACAGATGGCTCATATGCGTAAAGCTATCGAAAAGAGCCGAAATTATATCTGCGGAACATTAAACGCAGGGGTTTCCATTAATTATGCTCTTTATCGTCTGCCTGACCGTTTGGTCTCTTATCGGGAAAAATATCCTCACGTAAATACAAATATCACTACGGATCAAAGTCGCAAACTATATCTTCAACTGCAAAATGGCGTCATTGATGTTGCCATTTTACGAGGTGAATACACTGATTGGAAAGGTGAAAAAATTCTATTAGATAGAGAAAAAATTTGCGCCATCTACAACCAAAAAGATGAAAAAGCGTCTTTAACTGAACTACCTTTCATTGGCCGGAAGACCGATTCGGAATTCGAGCGGGAATTGGCTCAGTGGATGCGTGAAAACAACATTCGGACTGAAGAACATGGCATTTGTGTCGACAACATTACAACCTGCGTAGAAATGGTACGCAGGGGACTGGGATGGGGAATCACACCAGAAATCTGCCTGAAGGATTTCAAAGGCTGTATACATCCTCTCTTCTTCGCAAACGGAGAACCCCTTCTGCGCTCGACCTATATCATGTATCCAAGTCAAAGTCTAGCTCTGCCGCAGGTCAAAGCCTTTATCGATTTACTCAAAAATCCACAGGAGGAATTTCCTTATGTCCAACTATAA